One window of the Chloroflexota bacterium genome contains the following:
- a CDS encoding phospho-N-acetylmuramoyl-pentapeptide-transferase: MTQTSVSLALAAFSFLLTVIWGSPFLRILRYFKMGEQIRMDGPERHFAKLGTPTMGGLMIVLPVMLITLLLNGASLIGPTEMLGNSVLLPTGVLVLFALIGIVDDWAGLRGKRSDGLSARVKFFLQLVIAFWASYGLYHYLDAPHLYLPGFHIEFRVGLWYIPVAMFLIVGFSNAINITDGLDGLAGLISVTAFVAYGGIAVMQGQIFVARFCFTLVGALFGFLWFNVHPAQLFMGDTGSLSLGAALAVVALMTGQWAVLPIIAIIPVSTTLSVMLQVPYFKLTRRLYGEGRRLFKMAPLHHHFELSGWSETQVVQRFWLISLMTAMIGVALAVA; the protein is encoded by the coding sequence ATGACTCAAACATCTGTCTCCCTGGCGCTGGCGGCCTTTAGTTTTTTGTTAACGGTCATTTGGGGCAGTCCGTTTCTGCGCATTTTACGCTATTTCAAAATGGGCGAACAAATCCGCATGGATGGCCCGGAGCGGCACTTTGCCAAGCTGGGTACGCCTACGATGGGCGGCCTGATGATTGTATTGCCGGTGATGTTAATTACGCTGTTATTGAATGGCGCTTCACTGATTGGTCCCACAGAGATGTTGGGTAATTCAGTGTTGCTGCCCACCGGCGTGTTGGTATTATTCGCGCTGATTGGCATTGTGGACGATTGGGCTGGCCTGCGTGGCAAACGCAGCGATGGCCTTAGCGCCCGGGTGAAGTTCTTTTTGCAATTGGTGATTGCGTTTTGGGCATCGTATGGCCTGTATCACTATCTTGATGCGCCGCATCTCTATTTGCCCGGCTTTCATATCGAGTTTCGGGTTGGATTGTGGTATATCCCGGTTGCTATGTTTCTGATTGTAGGTTTCTCTAACGCCATCAATATTACCGATGGCCTGGATGGTCTGGCTGGTTTGATCTCGGTGACGGCATTTGTGGCCTATGGCGGCATCGCCGTGATGCAAGGGCAAATATTTGTGGCGCGTTTCTGTTTCACGCTGGTAGGCGCATTATTTGGCTTTTTATGGTTCAACGTCCATCCGGCGCAATTATTTATGGGCGATACGGGTTCGCTCAGTCTGGGGGCAGCGCTGGCGGTTGTAGCCCTGATGACCGGTCAGTGGGCAGTGCTGCCGATTATTGCCATTATTCCGGTGAGCACCACCTTGAGCGTGATGCTTCAGGTGCCTTATTTTAAACTCACCCGGCGTTTGTATGGCGAAGGCCGCCGCTTGTTCAAAATGGCACCCTTACACCATCATTTTGAGCTTTCGGGTTGGAGTGAAACACAGGTAGTGCAGCGTTTCTGGCTGATCAGTTTGATGACTGCGATGATTGGAGTCGCTTTGGCGGTGGCGTAA
- the murD gene encoding UDP-N-acetylmuramoyl-L-alanine--D-glutamate ligase, translating to MIEWRGQRVLIVGAARQGIALARFLATRGAHVVLNDRRAAEELREAQAALVDVPLKWVLGGHPLGILDQVDWVCPSGGVPLELPLIVEALARRIPLANDSQIFLEHAPCKVIGITGSAGKTTTTTLVGRMAEAACNLQPATFNRAWIGGNIGNPLIADIDNMSADDIAVMELSSFQLDVMTRSPQVAAVLNITPNHLDRHGSMQAYTAAKARILTHQTLGDVAVLGSDDPGAWGLADSLRGDCISFGLARPPEGQAGVFLHEAWIRFWDGEFAHDLIPREAIHLRGEHNLANVLAACAIAAAVGIPSEAMRVAVDGFAGVPHRLEFVRTWRGADWYNDSIATAPERALAALNAFDEPLVLLAGGRDKNLPWDVFAEIVRQRVDHLILFGEAAALIRQAVEAADPAECPFSMHECTGLQAALEAAAEVAVPGAVVLLSPGGTSFDEFKDFAERGAFFRTWLNQQV from the coding sequence ATGATTGAATGGAGAGGACAGCGCGTTTTGATTGTGGGGGCTGCCCGCCAGGGTATAGCTCTGGCGCGTTTTCTCGCCACCCGCGGCGCGCATGTTGTGCTCAACGACCGCCGTGCTGCGGAAGAACTTCGTGAAGCGCAGGCCGCGCTGGTCGATGTGCCGCTAAAATGGGTGCTGGGCGGCCACCCTTTGGGCATTCTCGATCAAGTGGATTGGGTGTGCCCATCCGGCGGGGTGCCGCTGGAATTGCCGCTAATAGTCGAAGCGCTGGCGCGTCGAATCCCGCTGGCAAATGATTCGCAAATATTCCTGGAGCACGCCCCCTGCAAAGTGATTGGGATTACCGGCTCGGCAGGCAAAACCACCACTACAACCCTGGTTGGGCGCATGGCAGAAGCGGCCTGCAACCTGCAACCTGCAACCTTTAACCGGGCCTGGATTGGCGGCAATATTGGCAACCCGTTGATCGCCGATATAGATAATATGAGCGCTGATGATATTGCTGTGATGGAACTTTCCAGTTTTCAGTTGGATGTGATGACTCGTTCTCCCCAGGTGGCTGCCGTACTGAATATTACGCCCAATCATCTCGACCGGCACGGCAGTATGCAGGCCTACACTGCGGCTAAAGCCCGGATTCTAACGCATCAAACGCTGGGAGATGTGGCCGTATTAGGGAGCGATGACCCCGGAGCCTGGGGCTTGGCGGACTCTCTCCGGGGGGATTGCATCAGCTTTGGGCTGGCGCGCCCACCCGAGGGCCAGGCCGGTGTTTTCCTGCACGAGGCGTGGATTCGCTTCTGGGATGGGGAATTTGCTCACGATCTAATTCCGCGCGAGGCGATCCATCTGCGCGGTGAACATAACCTGGCAAATGTATTGGCAGCCTGTGCGATTGCCGCGGCTGTGGGGATCCCCTCCGAGGCCATGCGCGTGGCGGTAGATGGTTTTGCTGGCGTGCCGCACCGCCTGGAGTTTGTGCGCACTTGGCGCGGCGCCGATTGGTATAACGATTCGATTGCCACCGCCCCGGAGCGCGCGCTTGCAGCGCTGAATGCTTTTGATGAGCCGTTGGTGTTACTGGCTGGCGGGCGCGATAAAAATTTGCCCTGGGATGTTTTTGCCGAAATTGTGCGGCAGCGCGTGGATCATTTGATCCTTTTTGGCGAGGCCGCCGCCTTGATCCGGCAGGCTGTGGAAGCCGCTGATCCTGCCGAATGCCCGTTTTCAATGCACGAATGTACCGGGCTGCAAGCTGCGCTGGAAGCCGCCGCCGAAGTTGCCGTGCCGGGCGCTGTGGTTTTACTCTCGCCGGGCGGAACAAGTTTTGATGAATTTAAGGATTTTGCTGAACGAGGAGCGTTTTTTCGGACATGGTTGAACCAACAGGTGTAA
- a CDS encoding cell division protein FtsW, translating into MVEPTGVIASPRGTKKENELPSSRLNFDVLLVLVFLTLVGFGLLMTHSASWNASLQLSPEEIGHSSPTFLFFRQLRWLGVGFIVMLLFTWLDYHYWHYLSIGAMGVTLLMLVAVLLVGESNDGVTRSFADGSVQPSELAKFVIVIYLAVWLYAKRDQLNDIGFGLLPLGAIVGITGGLILRQPDLSAAGMVLILGGLMYYLAGSDAFQTTVLFLIAGVAGFLVLRFNPTDNDRVATFINGWNDILESSDHVMHSLVAFVRGKWIGVGIGLGTTKLTTLPFPHTDSVFAVVGEETGVLGAVFLVFLFGALLWRGLVIARQAPDGLGSLLAAGLTMWITLEAFMNMASLLGLMPFAGNTLPFFSIGGSSLVTSMAALGIVFNISRLSERKQVEESRRTLGAIVDLRRWNGRWRVPRARRSRTAKR; encoded by the coding sequence ATGGTTGAACCAACAGGTGTAATAGCCTCCCCGCGTGGGACGAAAAAAGAAAATGAACTGCCCTCATCGCGGTTGAATTTTGACGTGCTGCTGGTGTTGGTATTTCTGACGCTGGTTGGCTTCGGCCTCTTGATGACGCATTCGGCCAGTTGGAATGCCTCATTGCAGCTTTCCCCGGAAGAGATTGGCCATAGCTCACCAACATTTCTCTTTTTCCGCCAACTGCGCTGGCTGGGTGTTGGGTTTATTGTCATGTTGTTGTTCACCTGGCTGGACTATCACTATTGGCATTATCTTTCAATTGGCGCGATGGGCGTCACCCTGTTGATGCTGGTGGCTGTGCTGCTGGTTGGCGAGAGCAACGATGGCGTGACACGCAGTTTTGCAGACGGGTCTGTGCAGCCTTCGGAGTTAGCCAAATTTGTGATCGTGATTTATTTAGCGGTTTGGTTGTATGCCAAGCGCGATCAGCTCAATGATATTGGTTTTGGTTTGCTCCCGCTGGGAGCGATTGTCGGTATTACTGGTGGTTTGATCTTGCGTCAGCCCGATTTGAGCGCCGCTGGCATGGTCTTAATTCTGGGCGGCCTGATGTATTATCTGGCAGGCAGCGACGCTTTTCAGACCACGGTGCTCTTTTTGATAGCGGGCGTGGCTGGTTTTTTGGTGCTGCGTTTTAACCCCACTGATAACGACCGTGTGGCAACTTTCATCAACGGTTGGAACGATATCCTCGAATCATCCGACCATGTCATGCACTCGCTGGTGGCTTTTGTGCGCGGTAAATGGATTGGCGTTGGCATTGGCCTCGGGACGACTAAACTGACCACATTGCCGTTCCCGCATACCGATAGTGTTTTTGCGGTGGTTGGTGAAGAAACGGGTGTGTTGGGTGCGGTATTCCTGGTTTTTCTCTTTGGCGCTTTATTGTGGCGCGGTCTGGTGATTGCCCGGCAAGCCCCCGATGGGTTGGGGTCGCTGCTGGCCGCGGGCCTGACCATGTGGATTACGCTGGAAGCGTTTATGAATATGGCATCATTATTAGGGTTGATGCCCTTTGCAGGGAACACATTGCCCTTCTTCAGTATTGGTGGTTCCAGTTTGGTAACTTCCATGGCTGCGTTGGGAATTGTATTCAATATTTCGCGTTTATCTGAACGCAAACAGGTTGAAGAATCACGGAGGACATTGGGTGCGATTGTTGATTTGCGCCGGTGGAACGGGCGGTGGCGTGTACCCCGCGCTCGCCGTTCTCGAACGGCTAAACGCTAA